GCGCCAGCGCGTCGCCGGCATTCTCCACCGCGGTCACGTCGTAGCCGGCGACCGACAGCAGCGGAGTCAGCAGATTGCGGAAGAAGGGGCTGTCGTCCACCAGCAGCACGCGCTGCAGCTTCTCCTCCTCGAACCCCTCCTGGGTGGTGGAGCCGAACCAATCCTTGTAGGCCTGGGTCAGGAAGAAGCCGGCGTCGATCACCTCGGTCGCCTTGCCGGCGATGATGGCCGACCCCATCAGGCCGGGACGCTCCGCGGCCAGCTGGACATTCAGCTTCTCCTCCACGATGTCGACGATCTCGTCGACGATCAGGCCCATCGAACGGTCGCCGTCGGCGAACACCAGGACCGGCTGGCGGCCTTCCCTGCCCAGCATGAAGTTCGGATCGATCGGCACCAGCGGCATCAGCTTGCCGCGGTACTGGACCACCGGCAGTCCGTTGGACAGTTCGACCGACGCCAGATCGACGTCCTCCAGGCGGGCGACCAGCGACAGCGGCACCGCCTTGGGCGCGCCCTCGCCGGCGCGGAACAGCAGAAGCGCCATCTTGTCCTCCTGGCGCTGGGTCTGGACCGCGGTGGTCTCCTTCCCGGCGGCCTCGCCCATCGCCATCTCGCCGGTGGCCGACGCGATGCCGTTGGGATCCAGGATCATGATGACCGAGCCGTCGCCCAGGATGGTGTTGCCCGAGAACATCTCGATGTGACGCAGAATCGGCGCCACCGGCTTGACCACGATTTCCTCGGTGTCGAACACGCGGTCGACCATGATGCCGAAGGTGTAGGTGCCGACCTGGGTGACGACGATGAAGGTCTCGTCCGCCGGCTTCTTGGCGTCCTCATTGTCGTCCAGCCGCAGCAGTTGCTGCAGCGAGACCAGCGGCAGCAGGCGGTTGCGCAGGCGCAGCACCGGCGTGCCCTTCAGGCGTTCGATGGTGTGCTCGCTGTCGGAGGCGGCGCGCACCAGCTCGACCACGCTGATCTGCGGGATGGCGAAACGCTCGCCGGCGCATTCCACGATCAGGGCCGAGACGATGGCCAGCGTCAGCGGGATCTTGATGACGAAGGTCGAGCCCTTGCCCTGGGCCGACTTGATCTCGATCGTGCCGCCGATCTTCTCGATGTTGGTCTTCACCACGTCCATGCCGACGCCGCGGCCCGACACGTTGGTCACCTTGGCGGCGGTGGAGAAGCCCGGCTTCATGATGAACTGGATGATCTGCTGGTCGGTCATCGAGGCCAGCTCGCCTTCCGACGCCATCCCGTTCTGGATCGCCTTCTGCTTGATCCGGTCGATGGCAAGGCCCTTACCGTCGTCCTGGATCTCGATGATGATGTGGCCGCCTTCGTGATAGGCGTTCAGCGTGATGCGGCCGGTCTCGGTCTTGCCGGCCTTCAGGCGCTCCGCCGGGATCTCCAGCCCATGGTCGGCGCTGTTGCGCACCATGTGGGTCAGCGGATCCTTGATCAGCTCCAGGACCTGGCGGTCCAGCTCGGTGTCGGCGCCGAGCATCTGGAGGTCGATCTTCTTGTTCAGTTCATGCGCCAGGTCGCGCACCAGGCGCGGCAGCTTGGCCCAGGCGTTGCCGATGGGCTGCATGCGCGTCTTCATGACGCCTTCCTGCAGCTCCGACGTCACATGGTTCAGGCGCTGCAGCGGGGCGGCGAACTCGCTCTCCTTCTGCGACCGCAGGATCTGCAGCAGCTGGTTGCGGGTCAGCACCAGCTCCGACACCATGGTCATCAGGTTTTCGAGCAGGTCGACGTTCACGCGGATGGTCTGCGCGGCGACCGCCGATTCCTTGGTCGCGGCCTCGGCGCCCGCATCGGCACCGCCAGCAGTGCCGCCGGCCGAACCGCCCGCCATCGGGGCGACCGGCGCCGGCACCTTGGCGGCGGCCGGCTCGGCATCGGGAACGACGAGGTCCTGCGACGGGGCGGGCTCCTCGACCGGCTCGGGCGCGCGGGTGGCGACCGCCGTGCCGGCCGCCGGAGCGGCGGCGGGAGCGGGCGTGTCGTTCGGGCCCGGCGTGGAATTCCAGAGGGCCTCCAGCTCGTCCAGCGTCACCGGCCGCTCTTCCGCGGCGGCGACCGCGGGGGCGGTCGGCGGCGGCGGGGGCGGCGGCGGGGCCGCGGCGGCCGGAGATGGCCCGCCCAGCTTGCCCTCGGCGCACAGGTTCAGCCGCTCGATCAGCGGAAGGTCGTCGCCGGGCGGTTCCGCCTCGGTCGCCTCCAGAACCGCCAGCAGGCTCTTGATGGTGTCCAGAGCCTGCAGAATCAGCGAAACCGCTTCCGGATTGATCGTCAGCTCGCCGTCACGGAACTTGCCCAGCACGTTCTCCGACGCGTGCGCCACCTTTTCCAGGCGGGGCAAGCCGAGGAAGCCGCAGGTTCCCTTGATGGTGTGAACGAGGCGGAAGATGTTCGACAGCAGTTCCGGATTGTTGGGATTCTGCTCCAACCGGACCAACTCGACGTCCAAGACCGAGAGGTTTTCGTTGGTCTCCGTCAGAAACTCGGACAGCAGATCATCCATGTCGCATTCCCCAGGCCCAATGTTTATGGTCCGCACCGGCCTGCGGCTCGAACGGGCGGCATCGAAAGGCCGCCGGTTGCGCTCCAGTCCAGGTAGAGCGGGAGCCTGTCAAACACTGATTAAGAGAACCTTACCTCTTCCGATAGGGAGTCTTCCGGAAGCTTCCACCGTTGGGATGGGGGACAGATTGTCACAAGGAGGATCGATGACCGACGCCGAACTCGCTCAATCCGTGCGCACCGCCGTGGAAAAGCTGAACGCTGCGCTGGCGGAGGCCGCACGCCAGAATCTCGCCGTCACGCTGCGCACCACGTCCCACCAGACCACCGGCGGGGTGGAGCAGGTCGTGGTGGAAACGCGCATCCTCAAGCAGCTGTGAGGGCCCCCCTCCGGGGCAGGGGGGCCCTCACCACTCCGCGGTGAAGACCAGCCTCTCGCTGCTTTCGGTGGCAACGGCGATGCGGAAGCCGTCGCTCTCCGCCAGCCGTCCGGCAAGATAGGCGTGGATGGTGCGGGGCGTCAGTGCCTCGGGCGTCGCCGTGCCGGCCAGGGCCGCGGCGGCATCCGGGTTCAGGGTGCCGGGGCGGCCGGCGGCGGTCACGACGATGCGGCCGGCCGTTTCGTCGCCATCGGCCGCGACGGACACGAGGCCGCCATGGGTCAGCGCCTCGTCCGCCATCAGGATGAGGTTCAGCACCAGCTTCACCACGCCGCGGCGCTGGGCCGTCATGTCGTGCGGCACCCGCTCCGGCCAGTCCAGCCGGGTGCGGCCGCCCTCGACATAGCCGGCGGCGGCGTTGCGGGCGTCGCCGAACCCCTTCTGGTCACGTCCGGCCACCCCATAGGCCAGCCGGAACACCCGCAGCCGGCGGTCCGCCTGACCGGAGGAATGGTCGATGAGCTTCACCGCCTCGCCCAGGAAGCCGCCGGCCAAACCGCCGCCCTCCTCGTCCTCCTGCATTTCCTCGATCAGTTCCAGGCCGTTGCGGATGGCGCCGACCGGGCTGACCAGATCGTGGCACAGCTTCGACGCCAGCAGTTCCAGGACGCGGATGTCGACGCTGACGGGGCGGGAAGGCGATTCGGTCACGAGACGGTCTCCGGGCGAAAAAGGAGCGGCGACGGCGCGGTGCCGACGATTCTATACTCTCGGAGCGCCGCCGCACAGGCGGTCGCATTTCCTATGTACAATAGACTGACGGATGGGACGCGACATGGACGATTCGCTGGTGCCCGGCGCCTGGGTGCGCCACCCGGACCAGCCCGATTGGGGGCTGGGACAGGTGCAGTCGGCCATCCGCAACCGCATCACCGTGAATTTCGAGCATGCGGGCAAGGTGCTGATCGACAGCGACGTGATCCTGCTCTCGGTGGTGGATCCGGACGAGCTGTGACACCGGCTCCGAGCCGGGGAGCCCGGCTCCGGGAAAGCGCCGATTGCGCCGTCCGTGCCGCTTTGCTTTTATGCTGAAAATCCAAATTCGCCGAATCCGAACAAGGGAGACCTGAGATGAAGGCCATGATCCTCGGCTTCGCCGCCGCGGCGGTGATCGCGCTGGGCGCAGCGGCGGCACTGAACTCCATCAGCCACTCCACTGCAGAGCGCTACTCCAGCTCCACCGTTCGGCTTTAAGAGAGAAAGGACCGCCCTTCTTCCACGAAAAGGCGACTTCCGGCACCGGGGGTCGCGGTGTAGCATCGGTCGATCCATGACCGGACATGGCGGGCCGTCGCTTGATCTCGCGTCTCAAAGGGGGAATGGGCGCCTTCGGTTTGTCGCTGATCGTCGGCTTCAATGCGATGATCGGCTACGACCTCCTGCATGAGCGAACCGAGACCATCGCCCGCGCGCGCGAAGAGAACGGGGCGATGGCGCTGGTGCTGGAACGCCATGCGACCGACAGCTTTTCCGGAGTTTCGAAAATCCTGGCCGGCGTGGCGGAGGTGCTGGCCGTCCGCGGCGACAGCTGGGAGCGGGGCGATGCCGACGTGCATGCCCTGCTGCGCCGTCAGGCCAGCCAGTCGCCGCTGGTCCGTGCCGTGCTGGTGGTCGCCGCCGACGGCAGGCTGGTCCACGATACCCAGACGCTGAGCCCCGCCACCCTGGATCTTTCGGACCGCGATTACCTGATGGCCCACCGCGACGGGCTGGTTGCCAGCGGAGCGGACGGGGTCTTCGTCGGCAATCCGATGCAGGGGCGAACCTCCGGCACCTGGTTCATCGGCATGAGCCGGCGGCTGACCGCGCCCGACGGTCGGTTCGCCGGGGTCGTGGTCGCGGTGTTGGAGCCGACGGCCTTCCGCGGCTTCTACCGCACTCTCGCACTTCCCCGCGACGCGGTGGTGACGCTCTACCATGCGGACGGGCCGGTGATGGCCCGCTTTCCCGACCATGACACCCACATCGGCCGTTCGGCCCGCCATCTGCCGCTGTTCGCCCGGCTGCTGAAGGAGGCACCGGCCGGCACCGAACTGCTGGACAGCCCGGACGACGGGCCGCGGCGCATCCTCAGCTACCGCGCCTCCGCCGAAATGCCGCTGGTGGTGACGGTGTCGTCCTCGCGCGACGCGGTGCTGGCCCCCTGGCGGTCCAAGGCCATCATGCTGTCCGCCGCCGGTGTCGCCGGAACGCTTCTGCTCGGGCTGATGATGCTGGCGCTGATGCGCGAGGCGGGGCGGCGCGAACGGGCGATGGCCGACCTGCAGGGCAGCGAGCGTGCGTTGCGCGACAGCCAGCAAAGGCTGATCCAGGACATCGCCGCCCGCCACCGGATCGAGGCGGAGCTGATCGCCGCCAAGCGGGTCTCCGACGCCGCCAACCGGGCCAAGACGCAGTTCCTGGCGAACATGAGCCATGAGCTGCGCACCCCGCTGAATGCGGTGATCGGCTTCGCGGAGGCGTTGGAAAGCGGGATCTTCGGCGCGATGACGCCCAAGCAGACCGAATATGTCGGCGACATCCGCCGGTCCGGCCAGCATCTGCTGAGTCTGATCAACGACATCCTCGACACCACCAAGATCGAGTCGGGCAAATTTGTCCTCCACCAGGAGGAACTGGCGGTCGGGGATCTGATCGGCGAGTGCCTGCGCCAGATGGAGCCGCTGGCACTCGAAAAGGGCGTGACCCTGACAGCGAAGCTGGACGATTCCCTGCCCAACCTCTACGCCGACGCCCGCGCGGTGCGGCAGATCCTGCTGAACCTGCTGTCCAACGCCGTGAAGTTCACGCCGCCCGGCGGCCGGATCGCGGTGGAGGCGGATCGGGCGGCGCGCAGTCTGCGCCTGCGGGTCAGCGACACCGGCATCGGCATTCCAGCCCCCGAACTGGGGCAGGTGATGGAGCCGTTCCATCAGGTCGACAACTCCCATACCCGGCGCTATGCCGGCACCGGGCTGGGGCTGGGGCTGGTCAAGTCGCTGGTGGAGATGCAGGATGGGCGCTTCGTGCTCTCCAGCGTGCTGGGGCGCGGCACCATCGCCACCGTCCTCTTCCCGCCGGGGCGCCTGCGCAGCCGGTCCGCCGATATCATTGCGCTGGAAAGGACGCAGACGTTCGCCCTGTGAAACTCGCGGTGGCGACCTTTTTCCTTCAGGCCCGCCGCTTGCCGACGATCACCAGCGCGATGCCGCCCAGCACCGCGACGGAAGAGATTGCCAGCGTCGGCGTGATCCGCTCGCCCAGCGCCAGCACCGCGGCCAGCGCGGTGATGACCGGGACGCTCAACTGGACGGAGGCGGCACGGGCGGCGGTCAGGGCCGGCAGCGCGGCGTACCAGATCGCATAACCCACCCCAGACGCCAGCGCTCCCGACAGGACGGCATGGAGCAGCCCGCCAGCATCCCAGCGCAACCCGCCGCCGGTGAACGGCCCGGCCAGCGCCGCCAGCAGGGCCAGTACCGCCGCCATCGGAACGGCGCGCAGGAAATTGCCGGCGGTGGTGGCGATGGGATCGCGGCTGGCCCGCCCCAGCAGCGAATAGGCGCCCCAGGCCGCACCGGCCGCCACCATCAGCAGCGCCCCGAGCGGATCGGGGGCCGAGAGCCCCGGCGCCAGCAGCAGCGCCAGGCCGCAAAGCGCCAGAGCTAGGCCTCCCCATTGCAGCGGCACCAGCCGTTCGCCACGGGAAAGCCCGACCAGGATCATGGTGGCCTGCACCGCCCCGAACAGCAGGAGCGCCCCGGTCCCTGCGGTCATGGTCAGATAGGCGAAGGAGAAGGCCGCCGCATAGGTCAACAGCGCCGCCGCACCGCGCCAGCTTCCAGCACCGGGCTTCGCATGACCGGTCGCGCGGGCGATCAACCACAGGCTGGCGGCACCGGAGGCGATCCGCACCAGGGTGAAGCACGCCGGGTCGATGGCGGTCTGGGTCAGGGCCAGCCGGCACAGGATGGAGTTGGCGGCGAAGGCCAGCATCGCCAGCAGGGTCAGCAGCGCCGCACGCCTCAGTCCGGCAGCAGAAGCCGGAACCTCCGGTGCGGCGGCCTGCCCCACCCCCGGCTTATCGCTCGCCGCCATGATTGTTTCTCCTGCAAGCATCTGGAGCAGCTAGCCGCAAGGCTGGCGCGCTGTCAAACCCGCCGCGGGATCCGCCCCGTCCGACTTTGGTCGGACACGGATGGCAGGTCAGGAGGACGGCCCGTCCAGAAGGAACTGCAGCAGGTAGGTGCGCTGGAGCGAGCTGAAATTGTCGTCGGAAATCAGGTAGACCAGCGTTCCCCCCGCCGGTCCGGGCCGCGTGGCGATGCCTTCGAAATTGTCGTTCAGCAGGGGGGCTTCCAGCCGGGCGAGCTCCTCTCCCTCGATGACGGCGCCAGCCCTCAACTGTTGCGGCGCCACCCGCACCAGACGCGACGACCAGCCGCCCAGAAGCGACACCCGCCGTTCCAGCACCAGAGCGCCGCCGCCGGGCAGCGGAGCGACCCCGGTCGGCCGGAAACGCGGTGCCGCGCGGTAGGCGAGCGGCTGCCAGTCCGCCGCACTGCGCGGCACTGCGTCCTTCGAGGAAACCGCGCCCGCGATCCAGGCGCGGCGTTCCTGCCGGCCGTCGTTCCTGCCCTCTTCCAGGACCAGCAGC
This genomic stretch from Azospirillum humicireducens harbors:
- a CDS encoding chemotaxis protein CheW: MDDLLSEFLTETNENLSVLDVELVRLEQNPNNPELLSNIFRLVHTIKGTCGFLGLPRLEKVAHASENVLGKFRDGELTINPEAVSLILQALDTIKSLLAVLEATEAEPPGDDLPLIERLNLCAEGKLGGPSPAAAAPPPPPPPPTAPAVAAAEERPVTLDELEALWNSTPGPNDTPAPAAAPAAGTAVATRAPEPVEEPAPSQDLVVPDAEPAAAKVPAPVAPMAGGSAGGTAGGADAGAEAATKESAVAAQTIRVNVDLLENLMTMVSELVLTRNQLLQILRSQKESEFAAPLQRLNHVTSELQEGVMKTRMQPIGNAWAKLPRLVRDLAHELNKKIDLQMLGADTELDRQVLELIKDPLTHMVRNSADHGLEIPAERLKAGKTETGRITLNAYHEGGHIIIEIQDDGKGLAIDRIKQKAIQNGMASEGELASMTDQQIIQFIMKPGFSTAAKVTNVSGRGVGMDVVKTNIEKIGGTIEIKSAQGKGSTFVIKIPLTLAIVSALIVECAGERFAIPQISVVELVRAASDSEHTIERLKGTPVLRLRNRLLPLVSLQQLLRLDDNEDAKKPADETFIVVTQVGTYTFGIMVDRVFDTEEIVVKPVAPILRHIEMFSGNTILGDGSVIMILDPNGIASATGEMAMGEAAGKETTAVQTQRQEDKMALLLFRAGEGAPKAVPLSLVARLEDVDLASVELSNGLPVVQYRGKLMPLVPIDPNFMLGREGRQPVLVFADGDRSMGLIVDEIVDIVEEKLNVQLAAERPGLMGSAIIAGKATEVIDAGFFLTQAYKDWFGSTTQEGFEEEKLQRVLLVDDSPFFRNLLTPLLSVAGYDVTAVENAGDALALCEAGEDFDVIVSDIEMPGMSGFDFAEAVRHGSRWQRVPMVALSSHASARDLDRGRIAGFNDYVAKFDRDALLFALQQTLTEQKGAA
- a CDS encoding histidine phosphotransferase family protein; this translates as MTESPSRPVSVDIRVLELLASKLCHDLVSPVGAIRNGLELIEEMQEDEEGGGLAGGFLGEAVKLIDHSSGQADRRLRVFRLAYGVAGRDQKGFGDARNAAAGYVEGGRTRLDWPERVPHDMTAQRRGVVKLVLNLILMADEALTHGGLVSVAADGDETAGRIVVTAAGRPGTLNPDAAAALAGTATPEALTPRTIHAYLAGRLAESDGFRIAVATESSERLVFTAEW
- a CDS encoding DUF3553 domain-containing protein, giving the protein MDDSLVPGAWVRHPDQPDWGLGQVQSAIRNRITVNFEHAGKVLIDSDVILLSVVDPDEL
- a CDS encoding hybrid sensor histidine kinase/response regulator, with protein sequence MGAFGLSLIVGFNAMIGYDLLHERTETIARAREENGAMALVLERHATDSFSGVSKILAGVAEVLAVRGDSWERGDADVHALLRRQASQSPLVRAVLVVAADGRLVHDTQTLSPATLDLSDRDYLMAHRDGLVASGADGVFVGNPMQGRTSGTWFIGMSRRLTAPDGRFAGVVVAVLEPTAFRGFYRTLALPRDAVVTLYHADGPVMARFPDHDTHIGRSARHLPLFARLLKEAPAGTELLDSPDDGPRRILSYRASAEMPLVVTVSSSRDAVLAPWRSKAIMLSAAGVAGTLLLGLMMLALMREAGRRERAMADLQGSERALRDSQQRLIQDIAARHRIEAELIAAKRVSDAANRAKTQFLANMSHELRTPLNAVIGFAEALESGIFGAMTPKQTEYVGDIRRSGQHLLSLINDILDTTKIESGKFVLHQEELAVGDLIGECLRQMEPLALEKGVTLTAKLDDSLPNLYADARAVRQILLNLLSNAVKFTPPGGRIAVEADRAARSLRLRVSDTGIGIPAPELGQVMEPFHQVDNSHTRRYAGTGLGLGLVKSLVEMQDGRFVLSSVLGRGTIATVLFPPGRLRSRSADIIALERTQTFAL
- a CDS encoding DMT family transporter, with product MLAFAANSILCRLALTQTAIDPACFTLVRIASGAASLWLIARATGHAKPGAGSWRGAAALLTYAAAFSFAYLTMTAGTGALLLFGAVQATMILVGLSRGERLVPLQWGGLALALCGLALLLAPGLSAPDPLGALLMVAAGAAWGAYSLLGRASRDPIATTAGNFLRAVPMAAVLALLAALAGPFTGGGLRWDAGGLLHAVLSGALASGVGYAIWYAALPALTAARAASVQLSVPVITALAAVLALGERITPTLAISSVAVLGGIALVIVGKRRA